The proteins below are encoded in one region of Flavobacterium sp. IMCC34852:
- a CDS encoding ATP-binding protein produces the protein MNEYSAEELFQLLNQQDECDWIEAKGGHESSHSVMETVCSFANEPGLGGGYIILGIAEDKTALFPQYKTNHISDPDKFQRDFVSQCSSMFNIPVRPKVTVERIHGDTVIKIFVAELPSNQKPIYFKSEGLPQGAFRRIGPTDQHCTEDDMRVFYADGTSYDQSTIKGSSINDIDENAINKYRTLRERINPVAEELSYTDVELLEALGCLNKENKTELNLAGLVLFGHSKALRAFYPMLRIDYVRVPGNIWVEDPDNRFTTIDMRGPLLTLIYRIMDAINADLPKGFLLPEDGLQATSTGLPTKALREAIVNAVMHRSYREHRPIQVIRYDNRIEIINPGYSLKSEERLGEPGSETRNPFIAAVFHETNLAETKGSGIRAMRKLMVQAHLVPPTFDSDRNSNHFVSRLLLHHFLDEKDLIWLHNFSHLELTDGQKQALIFVREVGAIDNQTYRQMTDCDTLKASNELRVLKSYNLFVPKGKGKATYYIAGKVMLTSIATVSTPAQDLSTPLASLSTPLASLSTPPQDLSTPPLAILERIEQIKDREHDIEKVKSIIIDLCAFKTMKASEIAKYLNKGDDYLKRKYLSDMIKEKQLFYLYPEMINHPEQAYKIPETNNE, from the coding sequence ATGAACGAATATAGTGCCGAAGAGCTTTTTCAGTTATTAAACCAACAAGACGAATGCGATTGGATTGAAGCAAAAGGAGGACACGAAAGTTCTCATTCTGTTATGGAAACCGTTTGTTCTTTTGCTAACGAACCTGGTTTGGGTGGTGGCTATATTATTTTAGGAATAGCCGAAGATAAAACAGCGCTTTTTCCGCAATACAAAACCAACCATATTTCAGATCCTGATAAATTTCAACGTGATTTTGTATCGCAATGCAGTTCTATGTTTAATATTCCTGTTCGCCCAAAGGTAACAGTAGAAAGGATTCACGGCGATACGGTTATAAAAATATTTGTAGCAGAATTACCATCCAATCAAAAACCTATTTATTTTAAAAGTGAAGGTTTGCCTCAAGGAGCTTTCAGAAGAATAGGACCAACAGACCAGCATTGCACAGAAGATGATATGCGAGTTTTTTATGCAGATGGCACTAGTTATGACCAATCCACAATCAAAGGTTCTAGCATCAATGATATTGACGAAAACGCAATAAACAAATACCGCACATTAAGAGAACGTATTAATCCTGTTGCCGAAGAATTAAGTTATACTGATGTTGAACTTTTAGAAGCGTTAGGATGTTTAAATAAAGAAAATAAAACCGAACTAAATTTAGCAGGTTTGGTCTTGTTTGGTCATTCTAAGGCTTTGCGCGCTTTTTATCCTATGCTTCGAATAGACTATGTGAGAGTACCAGGCAATATTTGGGTAGAAGATCCGGACAATCGTTTTACTACTATCGATATGCGAGGACCTTTACTTACTTTGATTTACAGAATTATGGATGCCATAAACGCTGATTTGCCCAAAGGTTTTCTATTACCGGAAGATGGTTTACAAGCAACTTCAACAGGTTTGCCTACAAAAGCATTAAGAGAAGCTATTGTCAATGCCGTAATGCACAGGTCGTATAGAGAACACCGACCTATCCAAGTGATTCGATATGACAATCGTATCGAAATAATTAATCCGGGTTATTCTTTAAAGTCAGAAGAGCGACTAGGTGAACCTGGTAGTGAGACCAGAAATCCATTTATAGCAGCAGTTTTTCACGAAACCAATCTTGCTGAAACAAAGGGTTCAGGAATAAGAGCAATGCGGAAATTAATGGTTCAAGCACATTTAGTGCCACCAACTTTTGATTCAGATAGAAATAGCAACCATTTTGTGTCTAGATTATTATTGCATCATTTTTTAGATGAAAAAGATTTAATTTGGTTACACAATTTTAGCCATTTAGAATTAACAGATGGTCAAAAACAAGCACTAATTTTTGTTCGTGAAGTAGGTGCAATAGACAACCAAACTTATCGTCAAATGACCGATTGTGATACACTTAAAGCAAGTAATGAATTAAGAGTATTAAAATCATATAATTTATTTGTTCCAAAAGGGAAAGGTAAAGCAACCTATTATATAGCAGGAAAAGTAATGCTAACATCTATAGCAACTGTAAGTACTCCAGCTCAAGATTTAAGTACACCACTTGCTTCATTAAGTACACCACTTGCTTCATTAAGTACACCACCTCAAGATTTAAGTACACCACCTTTGGCTATATTAGAACGTATAGAACAAATAAAAGATAGAGAACACGATATAGAAAAGGTAAAAAGCATTATAATAGATTTGTGTGCTTTTAAAACTATGAAAGCTTCAGAGATAGCTAAATATCTAAACAAAGGGGATGATTATCTAAAAAGAAAATATTTGAGTGATATGATTAAAGAGAAACAACTTTTTTATTTATATCCCGAAATGATCAATCATCCCGAACAAGCTTACAAAATTCCAGAAACAAACAACGAATGA
- a CDS encoding type III restriction-modification system endonuclease: MKLQFKEQQFQIDAVKAVVDCFAGQPIKTNRFTLERSKDIINKAKQLAKGQLKTGLEEEVMENIGYRNTPIQITDNQILENLKRVQFANDIPESTQLERPKGLNLGYNLTIEMETGTGKTYTYIRSMFELNKEYGWSKFIIIVPSIAIREGVYKSFEVTQDHFQEIYQHKITPFIYNSSRPQDIENFASDSRISVMIINTQAFAATGKDARRIKMELDQFGSRKPIEILAQTNPILIIDEPQSVGKQDSKTLESMQDFNPMMCLRYSATHAINEEYNKVFRLDALDAYNRKLVKKIQVKGINLKGTTGTNGYLYLENIVVSKDKAPVAAVEYEVRNASGATKRIRQKLSKGANLFDLSGNMPQYKNQVIQEIDGYHNKIVINGLELFAGEVIGDFYEQDFRRIQIRETIYSHLKKEKQLFDKGIKVLSLFFIDSVEKYKQYNELGEEIAGEYAKIFEEEYNKLRSEFLDLFHQEYNEYLKESDPSNVHKGYMPSNYFSYVERDSADKIHNGYFSIDKKNKMIDPTVKRGKEDSEDISAYDLIMKDKERLLSFDEPTRFIFSHSALKEGWDNPNVFQICALKHSDATIRRRQEVGRGMRLCVNEHGNRLDFETVGEQVHEINRLTVIASESYEEFAKGLQSEIAATLKDRPQKAEVDFFIGKLVTDTLGQSIRLTEEISKKLNKFLYKNDILDDEDKITTDGKVKIESNQVPLPENLEPFREDITKLLKSIYTGDGINIENDRNNVEVAVNSNFHKKEFQDLWNKINIKSIYEVKFDTDKLIEDSKNRINKDLHIADRSYEVKEGVLEQTTKQKIDNNEAIQVTSRATKKLDTDVYTNTVYDIIGEIVNATNLKRTTVVTILKKINPNQFYLIRKNPEEFIAKCSKLINETKASLIINNIVYHKTEDRYDAKTVFTNSKESLRQTEILKKHIYDYLVSDSKVERDFANALEASEEVTVYAKLPSGFKITIPNGTYNPDWAIVFDKDKVRQIYFIAETKGSDSEMDLRSIEKLKIHCAKVHFPVISDNEVKFDVVNSYEKMMEIVQLK, from the coding sequence ATGAAATTACAATTCAAAGAACAACAATTTCAAATTGATGCAGTAAAAGCAGTAGTTGATTGTTTTGCAGGGCAACCTATCAAAACCAATCGCTTCACTTTAGAACGCTCAAAAGATATTATCAATAAAGCCAAACAATTGGCTAAAGGTCAACTTAAAACAGGTTTAGAAGAAGAAGTAATGGAAAACATAGGGTATAGAAATACACCTATTCAAATTACCGATAATCAAATTTTAGAAAATCTTAAAAGAGTTCAGTTTGCAAACGATATCCCAGAAAGCACACAATTAGAAAGACCAAAAGGATTAAATCTTGGTTACAATTTAACGATTGAAATGGAAACAGGTACAGGAAAAACCTATACTTACATCCGTAGTATGTTTGAATTGAATAAAGAATACGGTTGGAGCAAGTTTATAATAATTGTCCCAAGCATTGCCATTCGTGAAGGGGTTTACAAATCGTTTGAAGTAACCCAAGACCATTTTCAAGAAATTTATCAGCATAAAATAACACCATTTATTTATAATTCTTCTCGTCCACAAGACATTGAGAATTTTGCTTCAGATAGCCGCATTAGTGTAATGATTATTAACACTCAAGCTTTTGCAGCAACAGGTAAAGATGCTAGGCGTATCAAGATGGAATTAGACCAATTTGGTTCAAGAAAGCCAATTGAAATACTTGCACAGACAAATCCTATTTTAATTATTGATGAACCTCAATCGGTAGGAAAGCAAGATTCTAAAACTTTGGAAAGTATGCAAGACTTTAATCCTATGATGTGTTTAAGGTATTCTGCAACCCACGCAATTAATGAAGAGTATAACAAAGTCTTCCGTTTAGATGCTTTAGATGCTTATAACAGAAAACTAGTAAAAAAAATACAAGTAAAGGGAATCAACTTAAAGGGTACAACAGGAACAAATGGATATTTGTATTTAGAAAATATAGTAGTTAGCAAAGACAAAGCACCAGTTGCAGCAGTTGAATATGAAGTAAGAAATGCAAGTGGAGCAACAAAACGTATTCGACAAAAACTATCTAAAGGAGCAAATTTATTTGACCTATCAGGTAATATGCCACAATACAAAAATCAAGTCATTCAAGAAATTGACGGCTATCATAATAAAATTGTAATTAATGGTTTAGAATTGTTTGCAGGCGAAGTGATTGGCGATTTCTACGAACAAGATTTTAGAAGAATTCAAATCCGAGAAACCATTTATTCACACCTTAAAAAAGAAAAACAATTATTCGATAAAGGAATAAAAGTGTTATCGTTATTCTTTATTGATTCTGTTGAAAAATACAAACAATACAACGAATTAGGAGAAGAAATTGCAGGTGAATATGCCAAAATATTTGAAGAGGAATACAATAAATTACGAAGTGAATTTTTAGATTTATTTCATCAAGAATACAACGAATATCTAAAAGAAAGTGATCCAAGCAATGTTCATAAAGGATATATGCCGAGCAATTATTTTAGTTATGTAGAAAGAGATTCAGCCGACAAAATACACAATGGTTATTTTTCTATCGATAAGAAAAACAAAATGATTGACCCAACGGTAAAACGTGGCAAAGAAGATTCAGAGGATATTTCGGCATACGATTTAATTATGAAAGACAAAGAACGTTTGTTGAGTTTTGATGAACCAACACGTTTTATATTCTCTCACTCAGCTTTAAAAGAAGGTTGGGACAATCCCAATGTATTTCAAATTTGTGCTTTAAAACATTCTGATGCTACAATAAGAAGAAGGCAAGAAGTTGGACGTGGGATGCGTTTATGTGTAAATGAACATGGAAACCGATTAGATTTTGAAACCGTTGGTGAACAAGTTCACGAAATAAACAGATTAACAGTTATTGCTTCTGAGAGTTACGAGGAATTTGCAAAGGGCTTACAGTCTGAAATTGCTGCAACTTTAAAAGACAGACCTCAAAAAGCAGAAGTCGATTTCTTTATAGGGAAATTAGTTACAGATACTTTAGGACAAAGTATAAGATTAACAGAAGAGATTTCAAAAAAGCTAAACAAGTTTTTATACAAAAATGACATACTTGATGATGAAGATAAAATAACAACTGATGGAAAAGTAAAAATTGAAAGCAATCAAGTTCCATTGCCAGAAAATCTTGAACCATTTAGAGAAGATATAACGAAGCTTTTAAAATCAATCTATACAGGCGATGGTATCAATATAGAAAATGACAGAAACAACGTTGAAGTTGCAGTAAATAGTAATTTTCATAAAAAAGAGTTTCAAGACCTTTGGAATAAAATTAATATTAAATCTATTTATGAAGTAAAATTTGATACCGATAAACTTATAGAAGATAGTAAAAACAGAATCAATAAAGATTTACATATTGCTGACAGAAGTTATGAAGTTAAAGAAGGAGTTTTAGAACAAACAACCAAACAAAAAATTGACAATAACGAAGCCATACAAGTTACAAGTCGTGCTACTAAAAAACTAGATACAGATGTTTATACTAATACTGTTTATGACATCATAGGTGAAATAGTTAATGCAACAAACTTAAAAAGAACAACAGTTGTAACCATTCTTAAAAAGATAAATCCAAATCAATTTTATTTGATTAGAAAAAATCCCGAAGAGTTCATTGCAAAATGCAGTAAGTTGATAAATGAAACAAAAGCAAGTTTAATTATCAATAACATTGTTTATCACAAAACAGAAGATAGATACGATGCTAAAACGGTTTTTACCAATTCGAAAGAATCATTACGTCAAACAGAAATACTAAAAAAACACATATACGATTATCTTGTATCCGATTCAAAAGTAGAAAGAGATTTTGCAAATGCATTAGAAGCTAGCGAAGAAGTGACGGTTTATGCCAAACTTCCAAGTGGTTTTAAAATAACAATACCGAATGGCACTTATAATCCAGATTGGGCAATTGTATTTGATAAAGATAAAGTAAGACAAATATACTTTATTGCTGAAACTAAAGGTTCTGATTCTGAAATGGATTTAAGAAGTATTGAAAAACTTAAAATACATTGTGCCAAAGTACATTTTCCAGTAATTAGCGATAATGAAGTGAAATTTGATGTTGTTAATTCGTATGAAAAGATGATGGAAATCGTGCAATTAAAATAA
- a CDS encoding helicase-related protein, with protein MKIIDNITSRLGEDLKAEITKGSKLSIAASSFSIYAFEALKKELKGIDELEFIFTSPTFIEDKFQKISREFYIPHIVNESQLCGGDFELRLKNELNQKAIAKECSTWIKEKVTFKSNKQNNLPLNGLINVEKGEQSVSYSNITGFTSSDLGVTHKQGFPTLIQKVDFPNSKAYVDWFKQIWDNEEYLKEVTEQVQEFFENAFKENSPEFIYFITLYNIFNDFLEDINSDNLPNDDVGFKETLIWNKLFNFQKDAVIGAINKLERYNGCIVADSVGLGKTFTALGIIKYYEKRNKDVLVLCPKKLEANWNTFRQNDKNNLLAKDKFNYDVLFHTDLSREKGMSNGRNLELVNWGNYGLVVIDESHNFRNNSTSVGKENRYQKLLRKIVQEGIETKVLMLSATPVNNRFNDLKNQLAIAYEGASFEINDRLNTERNIDTVFVRAQKSFNTWSKLSNDDRTTEKLLEMLDFDFFEILDSLTIARSRKHITKYYDTSDIGKFPVRNKPVSIHSPLTDKKINFENIAERLTLLNLSVYSPLNYILPSKVQLYADKYDKKVKSGSGTFTQVDREKSLQLLMRINLLKRIESSIDSFRLTLNDILSQIKTRLELLKKENTDSVSSVQWDIDNENVDWDADWGDEENIIGKKVKVRVEDLDKTRWIEDLEVDLDNLQTLSDEVSNISRSSDIKLKKLMEVVEEKFQNPINENNRKVIIFTAFADTANYLYNSLKDTLLENYNINTALITGSKRLCTSKNINTDLNTLLTCFSPISKNKKDIFPNLEDSIDVLIATDCISEGQNLQDCDFLINYDIHWNPVRIIQRFGRIDRIGSINSSITMVNFWPDVSLDAYINLKQRVEDRMLISNMASTGDDNILKTDDKDLEYRKIQLKKLQEEVVDLEDLREGVSITDLGLNDFRVDLSNFLKKYGKLKNIPEGIYAVAEAENEESKGVIFVLRNINNEVNIDKQNRLHPYYIIYIKENGEIIHNHFDAKKSLDAIRLHCKGYYEPLTELCDKFCDETNDFKNMDFYSNLLKKSIGSIVKTEADKDIKSLFRSGGTTALTNNVKGLEDFSLISFVVIK; from the coding sequence ATGAAAATAATTGATAACATAACTTCAAGACTTGGAGAGGATTTAAAAGCCGAGATTACAAAGGGAAGCAAATTAAGTATTGCAGCTTCCTCATTTTCTATTTATGCTTTTGAAGCACTTAAAAAAGAATTAAAAGGTATTGACGAATTAGAATTTATTTTTACTTCACCAACCTTTATTGAAGATAAGTTTCAAAAGATTTCAAGAGAGTTTTATATACCTCATATTGTCAATGAAAGTCAATTATGTGGTGGCGATTTTGAACTACGATTAAAAAATGAATTAAATCAAAAAGCCATTGCAAAAGAATGTTCAACTTGGATTAAAGAAAAGGTAACATTCAAATCCAATAAACAAAATAATCTTCCATTAAACGGCTTAATAAATGTTGAAAAAGGAGAACAATCGGTTAGTTATTCAAATATTACAGGTTTTACAAGTTCCGATTTAGGAGTAACACACAAACAAGGATTTCCAACGTTAATTCAAAAAGTAGATTTCCCAAATAGTAAAGCTTATGTAGATTGGTTCAAACAAATTTGGGATAATGAAGAATACTTAAAAGAAGTAACAGAACAAGTTCAAGAGTTTTTTGAAAATGCTTTCAAAGAAAATAGTCCTGAGTTCATTTACTTCATTACTCTATATAATATTTTCAATGACTTTTTAGAAGATATTAATTCCGATAATTTGCCAAATGATGATGTAGGTTTCAAAGAAACTTTAATTTGGAACAAACTTTTTAACTTTCAAAAAGATGCCGTTATTGGCGCTATAAATAAGCTAGAGCGTTACAATGGTTGCATAGTTGCAGATAGTGTTGGTTTAGGTAAGACTTTCACAGCATTAGGAATTATTAAATACTACGAAAAGCGAAATAAAGATGTTTTGGTTTTATGTCCTAAAAAGCTAGAAGCCAATTGGAACACATTTAGACAAAACGATAAAAATAATCTTTTAGCGAAGGATAAATTCAATTACGATGTTTTATTTCACACCGATTTATCACGTGAAAAAGGTATGAGTAATGGTCGTAATTTAGAGTTAGTAAATTGGGGTAATTATGGTTTAGTAGTTATTGATGAATCGCACAATTTTAGAAACAATAGCACTTCGGTAGGTAAAGAAAATAGGTATCAAAAACTATTAAGAAAAATTGTTCAAGAAGGAATTGAAACTAAAGTTTTGATGCTTTCAGCAACGCCTGTAAATAATAGATTTAATGATTTAAAAAATCAATTGGCTATTGCTTATGAAGGAGCTTCTTTTGAAATTAATGATCGTTTAAATACCGAAAGAAATATTGATACAGTTTTTGTTAGAGCGCAAAAGTCTTTTAATACTTGGTCTAAATTATCTAATGACGATAGAACAACTGAAAAGCTTTTAGAAATGCTTGATTTTGATTTTTTTGAGATATTAGATAGTTTAACAATTGCACGTTCTAGAAAACATATCACAAAATATTATGATACTTCAGATATTGGTAAATTTCCAGTAAGGAATAAACCTGTATCTATTCACAGCCCATTAACAGATAAGAAAATAAATTTTGAAAATATTGCGGAAAGATTAACGCTTTTAAACCTTTCTGTTTATTCTCCATTAAATTATATTTTACCAAGTAAAGTTCAGTTGTATGCTGATAAGTATGATAAAAAAGTAAAATCAGGTTCAGGAACTTTTACGCAAGTAGACAGAGAGAAAAGTTTGCAGTTATTAATGCGCATTAATTTATTAAAGCGTATTGAGAGTTCCATTGATTCATTTCGTTTGACTTTAAATGATATTTTATCTCAAATAAAAACTAGATTAGAATTACTAAAAAAAGAAAATACAGATTCAGTTTCAAGTGTGCAATGGGATATAGATAATGAAAATGTTGATTGGGATGCAGATTGGGGTGATGAAGAAAACATAATTGGTAAAAAAGTAAAAGTTAGAGTTGAGGATTTAGATAAGACAAGATGGATTGAAGATTTAGAAGTAGATTTAGACAATTTACAAACATTATCTGATGAAGTTAGTAATATTAGCCGTTCAAGCGATATTAAACTAAAAAAGTTGATGGAAGTTGTTGAAGAAAAATTTCAAAATCCAATAAACGAAAACAATAGAAAAGTAATAATTTTTACAGCCTTTGCCGATACAGCTAATTATTTATATAATAGTTTAAAAGATACTTTATTAGAAAATTATAATATCAATACAGCATTAATTACCGGTTCAAAAAGATTATGTACTAGTAAAAATATTAATACTGATTTGAATACATTGTTAACTTGTTTTTCTCCGATTTCAAAAAACAAAAAGGATATATTTCCAAATCTTGAAGACAGTATTGACGTTCTAATTGCAACCGACTGTATTTCAGAAGGACAGAATTTACAAGATTGTGATTTTCTTATTAATTATGATATACATTGGAATCCTGTTAGAATAATTCAGCGATTTGGTAGAATAGACAGAATAGGCTCTATTAATTCAAGTATTACAATGGTCAACTTTTGGCCAGATGTTTCTTTGGATGCATATATAAATTTAAAGCAACGTGTTGAAGATAGAATGCTTATTAGTAATATGGCTAGTACAGGTGATGATAACATTTTAAAAACCGATGATAAAGATTTAGAATACCGCAAAATTCAATTAAAAAAATTACAAGAAGAAGTTGTTGACCTTGAAGATCTAAGAGAAGGAGTTAGCATAACAGATTTAGGATTGAATGACTTTAGAGTAGATTTATCAAACTTCCTCAAAAAATATGGAAAACTAAAAAATATCCCAGAAGGAATTTATGCAGTTGCAGAAGCAGAAAATGAAGAAAGCAAAGGAGTAATTTTTGTTTTAAGAAATATCAATAATGAAGTAAATATTGATAAACAAAATCGTTTGCATCCATATTACATAATCTACATTAAAGAAAACGGCGAAATAATCCACAATCATTTTGATGCGAAAAAATCATTAGATGCAATCAGACTACATTGTAAAGGATATTACGAACCATTAACAGAATTATGCGACAAGTTTTGTGATGAAACAAATGATTTCAAAAATATGGATTTCTATTCCAATTTATTAAAAAAATCAATTGGTTCTATCGTTAAGACCGAAGCAGATAAAGATATTAAAAGTTTATTCCGTTCTGGCGGTACAACAGCATTAACTAATAATGTGAAAGGTTTAGAAGATTTTAGTTTAATTTCATTCGTAGTAATAAAATGA
- a CDS encoding DUF4391 domain-containing protein has protein sequence MTYFELPKSTIVNRFIPKNAFDDYTNSSQKKKFTDTIDKITWLNKLSKDTINLDGNDVKEIQIFEIKLKTKEKIQPLLNVIDKAIPYHIVFIVTFGEETYLSTSKKHNHINNENTAVIDWNFISEWQPNAKKKLSLNLKESIDFIFTDLCSQISGFQSKNIKEIIEKDSSKTKFKKQIEELEVKIKKEKQFNLKVEMNQKLKELKKEYKELK, from the coding sequence ATGACCTATTTTGAACTTCCAAAATCTACTATTGTAAATAGATTTATACCTAAAAACGCTTTTGATGATTATACTAATTCATCGCAAAAAAAGAAGTTTACAGATACTATTGATAAAATCACTTGGCTAAATAAATTGTCAAAGGACACGATCAATCTTGATGGAAATGATGTAAAGGAAATTCAAATATTTGAAATCAAATTAAAAACAAAAGAAAAAATTCAGCCATTACTAAATGTTATTGATAAAGCAATTCCATATCACATTGTTTTTATAGTAACATTTGGTGAAGAAACTTATTTAAGCACATCCAAGAAACACAATCACATAAATAATGAAAATACAGCAGTTATAGATTGGAATTTCATTTCAGAATGGCAGCCTAATGCAAAGAAAAAATTATCGCTTAACTTAAAAGAAAGTATAGATTTTATTTTCACCGATTTATGTTCTCAAATATCAGGATTTCAAAGTAAAAATATAAAAGAGATAATTGAAAAAGACAGCTCTAAAACAAAGTTTAAAAAGCAAATCGAAGAACTTGAAGTGAAGATTAAAAAAGAAAAACAATTCAATCTAAAAGTAGAAATGAATCAAAAACTAAAAGAGCTTAAAAAAGAATATAAAGAGTTGAAATAA
- a CDS encoding Piwi domain-containing protein, giving the protein MENLKINIIPFQHPSAKKEFGFYKEKKDGFYPIHRGDLPNEIWDNFKTELQDLKFLYSNFSDTQDCDMTASVDMFHSTTFAKHYYTRLVYNYFYAIADAIQFNYVKDIEVWFIDTKEVATTFKTYNKYTLKVEFSGLTKSPALLLSYDGTSKIATTSIDKIDIPSNYFKTVVYKKEIFKFDLLSEEAKQNLEQVFPLLNIPIKNHLSIPHSVPKKGNRYKPYFNYINDFYNKYLNTEAFKKMLPLDENGFFTIPEKDIHKTHQNSNNLRFFNNTSIDPRGGMKSFGPYQASPHPNVRFFFIYHKPDRKEYVIPLFSYFEKGYKTFFPPLKTHIKQPFYMDKDTSLAFESTTTAVKELKHHLINLEKTPNTRYVAIYISPIHKEDQDNKQLYYQVKEELLKHEITSQVIYKESINNAYFGEFLANITPALLAKIDGIPWRLDRELKQELIVGVGAFKSVETNTRFVGSAFCFNNKGEFKGFDCFRDNEYDLIAGAIGKQILKFVVDNGNDVERLIIHYYKPMGKEEIDPIQKVLKTLNLNIPVIIITINKTEANDYVAFDTSSEALMPLSGTIIEIAKLKYLLFNNAKYSESGTTKDYPFPVKLALSCTDEEYLKDIPTVKELIDQVYQFSRMYWKSIKQQNLPVTIKYPEMVAQIFPHFEGDKLPDFGKNNLWFL; this is encoded by the coding sequence TTGGAAAACCTTAAAATAAACATCATCCCATTCCAACATCCTTCAGCAAAGAAAGAGTTTGGTTTTTACAAAGAAAAAAAAGACGGCTTCTATCCTATTCATAGAGGAGATTTGCCCAATGAGATATGGGATAATTTTAAGACAGAATTACAAGACCTCAAGTTCTTGTATTCCAATTTTTCAGACACACAAGATTGTGATATGACAGCATCAGTAGATATGTTTCACAGCACTACTTTTGCAAAACATTATTATACAAGATTGGTGTACAATTATTTTTATGCTATTGCCGATGCCATACAATTCAATTACGTTAAAGATATTGAGGTTTGGTTTATAGATACTAAAGAAGTAGCAACGACTTTCAAAACATATAACAAATACACTTTAAAAGTAGAGTTTTCTGGTCTAACAAAAAGTCCTGCATTACTCCTTTCCTATGACGGAACTTCCAAAATTGCAACAACAAGTATAGATAAGATAGACATTCCATCAAACTATTTTAAAACAGTAGTATATAAAAAAGAAATATTCAAATTCGATTTACTGTCAGAAGAAGCAAAACAAAACCTCGAACAAGTATTTCCATTACTAAACATACCAATAAAAAACCACCTCAGCATACCTCACAGCGTACCCAAAAAAGGAAATAGATACAAACCATATTTCAACTACATAAACGATTTTTACAATAAGTATTTAAACACAGAAGCGTTTAAAAAGATGCTACCATTAGATGAAAATGGCTTTTTTACTATTCCTGAAAAAGACATTCATAAAACACATCAAAACTCAAACAACTTAAGGTTTTTCAATAATACTAGCATCGACCCAAGAGGAGGTATGAAAAGTTTTGGACCATATCAAGCAAGTCCACACCCAAACGTTCGATTTTTCTTTATATACCACAAACCAGACCGTAAAGAGTATGTAATTCCATTATTTAGCTATTTTGAAAAAGGATATAAAACTTTTTTTCCTCCGCTAAAAACCCATATCAAACAACCATTCTATATGGATAAAGATACCAGTTTAGCTTTTGAAAGTACAACTACTGCTGTAAAAGAACTTAAACACCATCTAATCAATTTAGAAAAAACTCCAAATACAAGATATGTAGCAATCTATATAAGTCCAATTCATAAAGAAGACCAGGACAACAAACAATTATACTACCAAGTAAAAGAAGAACTATTAAAACACGAAATAACCTCACAAGTAATCTATAAAGAAAGCATCAACAATGCCTATTTTGGAGAGTTTTTAGCAAACATAACACCAGCGCTATTAGCAAAAATAGATGGTATTCCGTGGCGTTTAGATAGAGAACTAAAACAAGAATTAATTGTAGGTGTTGGTGCTTTTAAATCAGTCGAAACCAATACACGTTTTGTAGGCAGTGCCTTTTGTTTTAATAACAAAGGAGAATTCAAAGGCTTCGATTGTTTCCGTGACAACGAATATGATTTAATAGCTGGTGCAATTGGAAAACAAATATTAAAATTTGTAGTAGATAATGGCAACGATGTAGAAAGATTAATAATCCACTACTACAAACCAATGGGTAAGGAAGAAATAGACCCAATTCAAAAAGTATTAAAAACATTAAATTTAAATATTCCAGTAATAATAATTACAATCAATAAAACAGAAGCAAACGACTATGTAGCATTCGATACTAGTAGCGAAGCGTTGATGCCATTAAGCGGTACAATTATAGAAATTGCAAAGCTAAAATACTTACTATTCAATAATGCAAAATACAGCGAAAGTGGCACAACAAAAGACTATCCGTTTCCAGTAAAGTTAGCATTAAGCTGCACAGATGAAGAATATTTAAAAGACATTCCAACAGTAAAAGAGTTAATAGATCAAGTATATCAATTCAGCCGAATGTATTGGAAATCAATAAAACAACAAAACCTACCAGTAACCATAAAATACCCAGAAATGGTAGCGCAAATATTCCCACACTTCGAAGGAGACAAACTACCTGATTTCGGCAAAAATAACCTTTGGTTTTTGTAA